A window of Calditrichia bacterium contains these coding sequences:
- a CDS encoding glycosyltransferase family 2 protein — protein sequence MEKPVVSIIIASFNSRNTILKTLKSLFRQTYQGVYEIVVVDSSTDGTGNLIRREFPMVRLFTFSERKFPGDARNYGIRQSTGEIIAFIDADCIADSHWIEEIVLAHETPHPVIGGAVGNGNPESYVGWAYYFCEFSQWMPNFPRREMAEIPTCCLSITRDTFNNYGPFIEGVYCSDSAFHWRIARDGIRARFVPSIMVSHINLTSFRKFLAHAPFHGKSFAQMRCRQQQFSRNRRLVFALLSPSLPFLLFARTAKRAFQNRVYLQQFITSSPLIFLGLAAWSFGEFLGYLNPEQ from the coding sequence ATGGAAAAACCTGTCGTTTCGATCATTATTGCATCGTTTAATTCGCGCAACACAATACTGAAAACCCTGAAATCGCTGTTCCGGCAAACCTATCAGGGCGTTTATGAAATTGTGGTTGTCGATAGCTCAACTGACGGCACCGGCAATCTTATTCGACGGGAATTCCCAATGGTTCGGTTGTTCACCTTTTCGGAGCGCAAATTTCCCGGCGATGCCAGAAACTACGGAATACGGCAATCTACGGGCGAAATTATTGCGTTTATCGATGCGGATTGCATCGCCGATTCACATTGGATTGAAGAAATTGTGCTGGCACACGAAACGCCGCATCCGGTTATCGGCGGCGCTGTGGGCAACGGAAATCCCGAAAGTTATGTAGGCTGGGCGTATTATTTTTGCGAATTCAGCCAGTGGATGCCCAACTTTCCCCGCCGCGAAATGGCGGAAATTCCCACCTGTTGCCTTTCTATCACCCGCGATACGTTTAACAATTACGGTCCGTTTATCGAGGGCGTTTACTGTTCGGACAGCGCATTTCACTGGCGAATCGCCCGCGACGGTATCCGGGCGCGATTTGTGCCGTCGATTATGGTTTCGCACATCAACCTCACCAGCTTCAGAAAATTTCTGGCGCATGCGCCATTCCACGGAAAAAGTTTTGCGCAAATGCGCTGCCGGCAACAGCAGTTTTCCCGTAATCGACGGCTGGTATTTGCACTCCTCTCCCCTTCCCTGCCGTTTTTGCTGTTCGCCCGAACTGCCAAACGGGCGTTTCAAAATCGTGTTTACCTGCAGCAATTTATCACGTCCAGCCCTTTGATTTTTCTGGGGTTAGCTGCGTGGTCTTTCGGTGAATTTCTGGGCTATCTCAATCCGGAGCAATAA
- a CDS encoding GNAT family N-acetyltransferase yields MKAEQQFAASDFLIENANDHHKKYAERIAEMLEESARARGIGIARRSAEYIAKKMQEGKAIIAFHKPSGQLAGFTYIETWTHDKYVANSGLIVQPEFRGSNLGKRLKHASFALSRKKYPDARIFSITTSHAVMKMNTELGFSPVPFSELTTDKEFWDGCQSCRNYDILMRNDRKMCLCTGLMFDPEEKKKAFQKKMMRNKLVAVLTSVITLRRQRLSNGKLTVKPAMKKL; encoded by the coding sequence ATGAAAGCGGAACAACAGTTTGCAGCATCAGATTTTTTGATAGAAAATGCCAATGATCATCATAAAAAATACGCAGAACGGATCGCTGAAATGCTCGAAGAAAGCGCCCGCGCTCGCGGCATCGGCATTGCCCGGCGCTCTGCAGAATATATCGCCAAAAAAATGCAGGAAGGCAAAGCGATCATCGCTTTTCACAAACCGAGCGGGCAGCTTGCCGGTTTCACTTACATCGAAACGTGGACGCACGATAAATATGTTGCCAACTCCGGCCTGATTGTTCAGCCGGAATTTCGCGGCTCAAATCTCGGCAAGCGGTTAAAACATGCGTCTTTTGCGCTGTCGCGGAAAAAATATCCCGATGCGCGAATTTTTTCCATCACCACCAGCCACGCAGTGATGAAAATGAACACGGAACTCGGTTTTTCGCCGGTGCCTTTTTCCGAACTGACAACCGACAAAGAATTTTGGGACGGTTGCCAATCCTGCCGTAATTACGACATTTTGATGCGCAACGATCGCAAAATGTGCCTTTGCACCGGACTGATGTTCGATCCTGAAGAAAAAAAGAAAGCGTTCCAGAAAAAAATGATGCGCAATAAACTCGTTGCGGTTTTGACGAGCGTGATCACTTTGCGGCGTCAACGGTTGTCCAATGGCAAACTGACCGTAAAACCGGCGATGAAAAAATTATGA
- a CDS encoding N-acetyl-gamma-glutamyl-phosphate reductase, whose product MNISEKTIRVGIVGGAGYTGGELLRILLNHPNAEVAFVHSSSNAGNALSDVHTDLFGETDLRFTDTLNDAIDVLFLCVGHGKAAEFLAKNANAEHVKIIDLSQDFRPETDGFVYGLPELQRERIRTAHKIANPGCFATAIQLALLPLAKAGELSEAVHVSAITGSTGAGQSLSETTHFTWRNNNISVYKAFQHQHLTEIRRSLQQLQSGWDAAIHFIPFRGGFTRGILASVHLTSHLASNEAAALFANYYSEHPFVRLSEINPDLKQVVNTNNAILHTEKHGDQLLIVSIIDNLVKGASGQAVQNMNLMFGLPETAGLKLKPVAF is encoded by the coding sequence ATGAACATCTCTGAAAAAACAATTCGGGTCGGGATTGTGGGCGGCGCTGGATACACCGGCGGCGAATTGCTGCGTATCCTGTTAAATCACCCAAATGCGGAAGTTGCATTTGTTCACAGCAGCAGCAATGCCGGAAACGCGCTGTCGGATGTTCACACGGATTTGTTTGGTGAAACCGATTTGCGGTTCACCGATACGTTAAACGATGCCATCGACGTGTTGTTTTTATGCGTCGGTCACGGAAAAGCCGCCGAATTTCTGGCGAAAAATGCCAACGCCGAACATGTTAAAATTATTGATCTTAGTCAGGATTTTCGACCGGAAACGGATGGCTTTGTTTACGGACTGCCGGAGTTGCAGCGGGAGCGAATCCGGACGGCGCACAAAATTGCCAATCCGGGATGTTTTGCCACTGCAATTCAATTGGCGCTGTTGCCGCTTGCCAAGGCGGGCGAGTTGTCGGAAGCAGTTCACGTCAGCGCGATTACCGGCTCCACTGGTGCCGGACAATCGTTGTCGGAAACCACTCATTTTACATGGCGAAACAACAATATTTCGGTGTATAAAGCGTTTCAACACCAGCACTTAACAGAAATCCGGCGAAGCCTGCAACAGCTGCAAAGCGGTTGGGATGCTGCCATTCATTTTATCCCGTTTCGCGGCGGATTTACCCGGGGTATTTTGGCGTCTGTGCATCTCACTTCTCATCTGGCATCGAACGAAGCAGCGGCGTTATTTGCGAATTATTACAGCGAACACCCGTTTGTGCGATTGTCCGAAATCAACCCGGATTTGAAACAGGTGGTGAACACCAACAACGCCATTTTACACACCGAAAAACATGGCGATCAATTGCTGATCGTCAGCATCATCGATAATTTGGTGAAAGGCGCATCCGGGCAAGCGGTGCAAAATATGAACCTGATGTTCGGGCTGCCGGAAACCGCCGGGCTAAAGCTGAAACCGGTCGCATTCTGA
- a CDS encoding aminotransferase class III-fold pyridoxal phosphate-dependent enzyme gives MKLFDVYPRYDIAPVRGEDVFVWDDAGNRYLDLYGGHAVISIGHSHPDYVRRISEQLNQLGFYSNSVNMPIQDALAAKLGELSGYPEYNLFLTNSGAESIENALKLASFFNGRKKVVAFGGAFHGRTAAAVAVTDNPKIRAPFNETEQVIFLKLNDADAVQNALQSNDIAAVIVEGIQGVGGIQVAENNFLQNIRRCCDETGTLMILDEVQSGYGRSGKFFAHQFAEIQPDLITVAKGMGNGFPIGGVLIHPKFEAWHGMLGTTFGGNHLACAAGLAVLEVIESEHLIENAQKTGDFLLQSLKQMSGAIREVRGHGLMIGVELEKPCADLRKALLFEERIFTGVSGKNTIRLLPPLTLKTSHAEYFLEKFEQRIRQL, from the coding sequence ATGAAATTATTTGATGTTTACCCACGTTACGATATTGCGCCGGTTCGCGGCGAGGATGTTTTCGTTTGGGATGACGCCGGGAATCGCTATCTTGATTTATATGGCGGGCACGCAGTGATATCGATCGGGCATTCCCACCCGGATTATGTAAGGCGGATTTCGGAACAGCTCAACCAACTCGGATTTTATTCCAATTCGGTAAACATGCCGATTCAGGATGCGTTGGCGGCGAAGCTTGGCGAATTGTCCGGCTATCCGGAATACAATTTGTTTTTGACAAATTCCGGTGCCGAATCGATTGAAAATGCCTTAAAGCTGGCATCTTTTTTCAACGGTCGAAAAAAAGTTGTGGCGTTCGGCGGCGCATTTCACGGGCGGACGGCTGCCGCAGTAGCAGTAACGGATAATCCCAAAATTCGCGCACCGTTTAACGAAACGGAACAGGTGATTTTTCTGAAACTGAACGATGCAGATGCGGTTCAAAATGCGCTGCAAAGTAATGATATTGCAGCAGTTATTGTTGAAGGAATTCAGGGTGTCGGCGGCATTCAGGTTGCGGAAAATAATTTTTTGCAGAACATTCGCCGATGCTGCGACGAAACCGGCACACTGATGATTCTCGACGAAGTGCAATCCGGATACGGTCGCAGCGGGAAATTTTTCGCCCATCAATTTGCAGAAATCCAACCGGATTTGATCACAGTGGCAAAGGGAATGGGCAACGGTTTCCCGATTGGTGGTGTGTTGATTCATCCAAAATTTGAGGCGTGGCACGGGATGCTGGGCACAACTTTTGGCGGAAATCATCTCGCATGTGCCGCCGGACTCGCCGTTTTGGAGGTTATCGAATCCGAACATCTGATCGAAAATGCCCAAAAAACCGGCGATTTTCTGCTGCAATCGCTGAAGCAAATGTCCGGTGCAATTCGCGAAGTTCGCGGGCACGGATTGATGATTGGTGTGGAATTGGAAAAACCTTGCGCAGATTTGCGCAAAGCGTTGCTGTTTGAGGAGCGTATTTTCACTGGTGTTTCTGGCAAAAATACCATTCGACTGTTGCCGCCGTTAACGCTGAAAACATCGCACGCAGAATATTTTTTGGAGAAATTTGAGCAAAGAATTCGGCAGTTGTGA